A section of the Nitrospinota bacterium genome encodes:
- a CDS encoding NADH-quinone oxidoreductase subunit A, which yields MLLKFAIILLMFLIVGAIVGTIILLASILGPKRMTPTKAKPFECGHEPIVQPEGRFSIKFFIIALLFVIFDIEIFYLYPWAVIFKELGFIGFVEMFIFLFVLIAGFVYLWKRGALEWE from the coding sequence ATGTTATTAAAGTTCGCCATCATATTATTGATGTTTCTCATTGTAGGGGCAATCGTTGGAACAATAATCTTGCTCGCCTCTATTTTGGGTCCAAAAAGAATGACTCCTACCAAGGCAAAACCCTTTGAGTGCGGTCACGAACCCATTGTCCAGCCTGAGGGGAGATTCTCCATTAAGTTCTTCATTATTGCCCTCCTTTTTGTCATCTTTGATATAGAGATATTCTATCTTTATCCATGGGCTGTTATCTTTAAAGAGCTAGGCTTTATAGGTTTTGTTGAGATGTTCATCTTTCTCTTTGTCTTGATCGCAGGATTTGTCTATTTATGGAAAAGAGGGGCTTTAGAATGGGAGTAG
- a CDS encoding pitrilysin family protein, with the protein MYKKDTFDNRLRFITIPMKNTSAVTVLIFVGAGSRYENRRTSGLSHFLEHMFFKGGKKYPDTKAVSEVIDSVGGDFNAFTSKEFVGYYVKVASKHIDLAMDVLSDMLIEAKFEANEVEKEGGVIIEELNMYQDMPVYLVGNDYERLIFGDQPLGWDVIGRVESIKGLKREDFLQYKKDLYTPDNIVLTIAGDFKYDELKKKVERYFKFKDGKKSYSFEKFDKEKIGGRVFLRKKDTEQVHLILGVESYPLDHPDYETLQAIGIILGGNMSSRLFLSLREDKGLAYYVKTGNTEYLDTGNMSTSAGVDINRIDLSIKLIMDEYERIKNEGVDEKELVKAKEYYKGKMILRLEDSKDVAQLIGIHELLLNRIETPEEAMEKMDRVTTKDIKRVCEDIFKKENLKLALIGPYDDRERFEKLLQS; encoded by the coding sequence ATGTATAAAAAAGATACCTTTGATAATAGGCTTCGGTTTATTACGATTCCCATGAAAAATACCAGTGCGGTTACTGTCCTCATCTTTGTTGGGGCTGGATCGAGGTATGAAAACAGGAGGACAAGCGGTCTCTCACACTTTTTAGAGCATATGTTTTTTAAGGGAGGGAAGAAGTATCCTGACACAAAGGCGGTTTCAGAGGTCATTGATTCTGTCGGGGGTGATTTTAATGCCTTTACCAGCAAGGAATTTGTCGGATATTACGTGAAGGTTGCTTCAAAGCATATTGACCTGGCAATGGATGTCCTTTCAGATATGTTGATCGAGGCCAAGTTTGAGGCAAACGAGGTGGAGAAGGAGGGGGGGGTAATTATAGAAGAACTCAATATGTATCAGGATATGCCCGTCTACCTTGTTGGAAACGATTATGAGAGGCTTATTTTTGGAGACCAGCCCCTGGGATGGGATGTTATAGGAAGGGTAGAATCTATAAAAGGACTCAAAAGGGAAGATTTCCTGCAATATAAGAAGGACCTTTATACCCCTGATAACATTGTGTTAACGATTGCCGGGGATTTTAAATATGATGAGCTAAAGAAGAAGGTAGAGAGATACTTTAAGTTTAAAGATGGAAAAAAGAGCTATAGTTTTGAGAAGTTTGATAAGGAGAAAATAGGGGGCAGGGTATTTTTGAGGAAAAAGGATACAGAGCAGGTTCATCTCATATTGGGTGTAGAGAGCTATCCCCTAGACCACCCTGATTATGAGACGTTGCAGGCCATTGGTATTATTCTCGGGGGGAATATGAGTTCAAGGCTCTTCTTATCCCTAAGAGAGGATAAGGGTTTAGCTTATTACGTAAAGACCGGAAATACAGAATATCTCGACACTGGAAATATGTCAACCAGTGCTGGAGTGGATATTAACAGGATTGACTTATCAATCAAGCTCATCATGGATGAATATGAGAGGATTAAGAATGAGGGGGTTGATGAAAAGGAGTTAGTAAAGGCCAAAGAGTATTACAAAGGCAAAATGATCCTTCGGTTAGAGGATTCTAAGGACGTTGCACAGCTCATAGGGATTCATGAGCTTTTATTAAACAGGATAGAAACCCCTGAGGAAGCCATGGAAAAAATGGACAGGGTGACGACAAAAGATATCAAGAGGGTCTGTGAAGATATCTTTAAAAAAGAAAACCTAAAACTTGCTTTGATCGGTCCTTATGATGATAGGGAGAGATTTGAAAAGCTCCTTCAAAGTTAA
- a CDS encoding zinc-binding dehydrogenase yields the protein MKAIIFYEHGDIDKLKYEDVDTPSISPNEVLVRVKACGLNHLDLLIRSGNLGLEIPLPHITGSEIAGEVARVGSDVKNIKEGDRVVVDPWFRCGECINCFSGRDHLCSSSDIIGLFSNGGFAEYVRVSSRNIIPLPEGLDYNDGAAITLATLTAWHMLIKRAKVRLGETVLVLGAGSGVGSAAIQIAKLCGANVIAAAGSEEKLEKAKELGAAETINYKEKDFLKEVMRLTSNRGVDLVFEHIGSDTWEGSMGCLKRRGRIVTCGAHSGATVNLNLFHLFLNENTVLGSYGGTRSELLSILEMVKRGALRPVIYKTFPLKETKKAQKIMEERKQFGKIIINP from the coding sequence ATGAAGGCCATTATCTTTTATGAGCATGGCGACATTGATAAGCTCAAATATGAAGATGTGGATACCCCAAGTATATCTCCAAACGAGGTCCTTGTCAGGGTAAAGGCATGTGGTCTTAACCATCTGGATTTACTGATTAGAAGCGGTAATCTGGGATTAGAGATACCTCTTCCCCATATAACCGGTTCAGAGATCGCTGGAGAGGTCGCTCGGGTAGGCTCGGATGTTAAGAATATTAAAGAGGGGGACAGGGTCGTAGTTGATCCGTGGTTTAGGTGCGGGGAGTGTATCAACTGTTTTTCAGGAAGAGACCATTTATGCTCCTCGAGTGATATTATCGGGCTCTTTAGCAATGGAGGTTTTGCAGAGTATGTCAGGGTTTCTTCGAGGAACATTATCCCCTTACCAGAGGGCTTGGACTATAATGATGGTGCTGCCATTACTCTGGCTACCCTTACAGCCTGGCATATGCTTATTAAAAGGGCAAAAGTGAGATTGGGAGAAACCGTTCTTGTTTTGGGAGCAGGGAGTGGTGTGGGAAGTGCGGCTATCCAGATTGCAAAGCTTTGCGGTGCAAATGTGATTGCTGCGGCTGGGTCTGAAGAGAAATTAGAAAAGGCCAAGGAGCTCGGTGCAGCAGAAACGATTAATTATAAAGAGAAAGATTTTTTAAAAGAGGTGATGAGGCTGACCTCAAACAGAGGTGTTGATCTGGTCTTTGAACATATTGGTTCAGATACATGGGAGGGGAGCATGGGGTGTCTAAAAAGAAGAGGAAGGATTGTTACATGCGGAGCCCACAGCGGTGCAACAGTAAATCTCAACCTCTTTCATCTCTTTTTAAACGAGAATACGGTCTTGGGCTCCTATGGAGGAACAAGATCTGAGCTCTTAAGTATCTTGGAGATGGTTAAGAGGGGTGCTCTTAGGCCTGTAATTTATAAGACGTTCCCTCTTAAAGAAACAAAAAAAGCCCAAAAGATCATGGAGGAGAGAAAGCAGTTTGGTAAAATCATCATTAATCCATAG
- a CDS encoding DCC1-like thiol-disulfide oxidoreductase family protein has protein sequence MNKKPIIIFDGICKLCNFAIDFILKRDQKKVFIFLPNQVMAGKKILERFEIKDLEVKSVYLIEDNEIYHQSTAILRILKRLSFPWNLGYVFIVIPRPIRDFIYNIIAKNRYQWFGKRDVCRVLSEEEKGRFLL, from the coding sequence ATGAATAAAAAGCCGATTATCATATTTGACGGGATATGCAAGCTCTGTAATTTCGCTATCGATTTTATCCTTAAGAGAGATCAAAAAAAGGTCTTTATTTTTTTACCCAACCAAGTTATGGCAGGTAAAAAGATTCTTGAGAGATTCGAAATAAAAGATTTGGAAGTAAAGTCCGTCTATCTTATTGAAGATAATGAGATTTATCATCAGTCCACTGCCATTTTGCGTATCTTGAAAAGGCTCTCCTTCCCGTGGAATTTAGGCTATGTCTTTATTGTTATTCCAAGACCGATTCGAGATTTTATTTACAATATCATAGCCAAAAATCGATACCAATGGTTCGGAAAGAGGGATGTCTGTAGAGTTTTAAGCGAAGAGGAAAAAGGTCGTTTTCTCCTCTAA
- a CDS encoding Xaa-Pro peptidase family protein — translation MEEYDAIVIIASSEKDSNIYYASGFLAPDPFIFLQLPDKRKILVMSDLEIERAKIQSKADEILSSAHYIQKAREKGIDYPSLLDELHEVLLELHLKHLLVPENFPIGYGDFLRKKGYKIKSKKEPFFEERLIKTEKEIEIIAQVLKNTEEVFGLVVEEIKKARIKDNILYRGKEPLKSEDIKRLINEELMKKQCVAQHTIVACGDDACNPHNMGRGVLKSDEAIVIDIFPRSIETGYFADFTRTIVKGKASRKLKKLYDTVFKAQERALKLIKDGAFTDKINKAVQEVFKKAGFRTGEINGKVQGFIHGTGHGVGLDIHELPRIGSIRDRLKEGNVVTVEPGLYYYGIGGVRIEDLVVVRKDGCQNLSSFPKELII, via the coding sequence TTGGAAGAATATGATGCTATAGTGATAATTGCATCGAGTGAAAAGGACTCAAATATCTACTATGCTTCTGGATTTCTCGCTCCTGATCCCTTTATATTCCTTCAACTCCCTGATAAGAGAAAGATTTTGGTAATGAGCGATCTGGAGATAGAGAGGGCAAAGATACAATCTAAGGCAGATGAGATTTTATCTTCAGCTCACTACATCCAAAAAGCCAGAGAGAAGGGAATAGATTATCCGAGTCTTTTAGATGAGCTCCATGAGGTCCTTTTGGAGCTTCATTTGAAGCATTTGCTTGTGCCGGAAAATTTTCCCATTGGCTATGGAGATTTCTTAAGAAAAAAGGGGTATAAAATTAAGTCTAAAAAAGAGCCATTTTTTGAAGAGCGGCTTATCAAGACAGAAAAAGAAATAGAAATAATCGCACAGGTTTTAAAAAATACTGAAGAGGTCTTTGGATTGGTCGTGGAGGAGATAAAAAAAGCCAGAATTAAAGATAATATTTTATATAGAGGAAAAGAACCTCTTAAATCTGAGGATATAAAAAGATTAATCAACGAGGAGCTCATGAAGAAACAGTGCGTTGCCCAGCATACCATTGTTGCCTGCGGTGATGATGCCTGCAATCCTCACAATATGGGCAGAGGTGTGTTAAAGTCGGATGAAGCCATTGTTATCGATATTTTTCCAAGGTCTATTGAAACAGGCTATTTTGCTGATTTTACAAGGACGATTGTTAAAGGAAAGGCATCAAGGAAACTAAAAAAGCTGTATGATACGGTTTTTAAAGCGCAAGAGAGGGCCTTAAAACTTATAAAAGACGGTGCCTTTACAGATAAGATCAATAAAGCTGTCCAGGAGGTCTTTAAAAAAGCGGGGTTTAGGACTGGTGAAATCAATGGAAAGGTTCAGGGTTTTATTCATGGGACAGGTCACGGGGTTGGACTTGATATCCACGAGCTACCCAGAATTGGAAGTATTAGGGATAGACTGAAAGAGGGAAATGTGGTTACTGTGGAACCGGGTCTCTATTATTATGGGATTGGGGGTGTGAGGATCGAAGACCTGGTTGTTGTGAGAAAGGATGGTTGTCAGAATCTAAGTTCTTTTCCTAAGGAGCTCATCATATAG
- a CDS encoding SDR family NAD(P)-dependent oxidoreductase, with the protein MDLKDKVALITGSSRGLGKGVALALSREGTKVVINYHRDDGPAKGVVEKIKRDGGEAISIKANVTRPEEVERLISEIKSKYGRLDILINNVGHFLFKKVTDLSIDEWKSSLESNLNSVFYCTKYALPLMVEGGWGRIINIAFARGDLIYAKPMTTPYAIAKAGVILFTKSIAKEVFDKGITVNVISPGTIDKREKEGDKLENIPKDLSPDSLVKPSEIAETILFLISDKASKITGANITVSGSWNL; encoded by the coding sequence ATGGACCTTAAAGATAAGGTAGCTTTGATAACAGGAAGCTCCAGGGGATTGGGTAAAGGGGTTGCGCTTGCCCTATCAAGGGAAGGTACTAAGGTGGTTATCAATTACCACAGGGATGATGGCCCTGCAAAGGGTGTTGTTGAAAAGATAAAAAGGGATGGGGGAGAGGCAATCTCCATAAAGGCAAACGTTACCAGACCAGAAGAGGTGGAGAGGCTGATATCGGAAATAAAATCAAAGTATGGAAGGCTCGATATCCTTATCAATAATGTCGGGCACTTTTTATTCAAAAAGGTCACGGATTTAAGCATAGATGAGTGGAAAAGTTCACTCGAGAGCAATCTCAACAGCGTCTTTTACTGCACGAAATACGCCCTCCCATTGATGGTGGAAGGTGGATGGGGGAGGATTATCAATATCGCCTTTGCAAGGGGAGATTTGATCTATGCAAAGCCAATGACAACCCCCTATGCCATTGCAAAGGCAGGGGTTATTCTCTTTACCAAATCAATAGCAAAGGAGGTTTTTGATAAGGGGATAACGGTGAATGTGATCTCACCAGGCACAATTGACAAGAGAGAAAAGGAAGGGGATAAGCTGGAGAATATTCCAAAAGACCTCTCTCCTGATAGCCTTGTTAAACCTTCGGAAATTGCTGAAACCATACTTTTTCTCATTTCAGATAAGGCCTCAAAGATAACAGGGGCAAATATTACAGTGAGTGGTAGTTGGAATCTATAA
- a CDS encoding ZIP family metal transporter produces the protein MSNFFLAIIFGFVAALANLLGGLIVFKKEWSHLFLRYFVALGAGFMFAAVILEMIPESIRLTKLAPILILLGYIAVNFMEHAMSHHIDIDDAKHDGIMFHSSVGTFAFAGLLLHSFFDGVAIGSSFIISTSLGVIIFMAMALHKIPGGFTVASILIASGKSKGRGLGAAAALGIATIVGVFSISWASFLVAYGLAVAAGVTIHVAASDLIPEINQHRDLKTSSMVFLGIFLYFITDLLLEKFLL, from the coding sequence ATGTCAAATTTCTTTCTCGCTATTATCTTTGGTTTTGTTGCTGCGCTGGCAAATCTTTTAGGGGGATTGATTGTTTTTAAAAAGGAGTGGAGCCATCTTTTTTTGAGGTATTTTGTGGCATTAGGTGCAGGGTTTATGTTTGCCGCAGTAATCCTGGAGATGATTCCGGAGAGCATTCGACTGACAAAACTTGCCCCCATCCTGATATTACTGGGCTACATAGCGGTTAACTTTATGGAGCATGCCATGTCCCATCATATAGATATTGATGACGCAAAACACGACGGAATCATGTTTCACTCTTCTGTGGGCACATTTGCCTTTGCAGGACTTCTTTTGCACAGTTTTTTTGATGGGGTGGCTATTGGTTCAAGCTTCATCATCAGCACCTCCCTTGGAGTCATTATCTTCATGGCCATGGCTCTCCATAAAATACCAGGGGGCTTTACAGTTGCTTCTATACTCATAGCCTCAGGAAAGAGTAAAGGGAGAGGCTTGGGAGCAGCCGCTGCATTAGGAATCGCGACAATTGTAGGGGTTTTCAGTATTTCGTGGGCTTCTTTTCTGGTAGCATATGGCCTCGCTGTAGCAGCAGGGGTTACGATCCACGTAGCGGCCTCAGACCTCATCCCTGAAATAAACCAGCACAGGGATTTAAAGACATCATCTATGGTATTTTTAGGTATTTTCTTATATTTTATTACCGATCTTTTATTGGAAAAGTTTTTATTATAG
- a CDS encoding HNH endonuclease, with protein sequence MVFSENIKKEVREKSAFQCCICQSVIPDVHHIIPQEEGGSDTIDNAAPLCPNCHRQLGNNPDHRKVIIQARDWWYKVCEKRFSNDSETFEMIREIHKMLQNVQLTNTELDDLKKILKDMNDKNIDNLTDKTKFVTASKVVKASTWSQEESDDDFTYSTYCKRCGYQAFGWRHRSEKCPDCGNIIE encoded by the coding sequence ATGGTCTTTTCTGAGAATATAAAAAAGGAAGTAAGAGAAAAATCAGCTTTTCAGTGCTGTATTTGTCAATCTGTAATACCAGATGTTCATCATATTATTCCTCAAGAAGAGGGGGGTTCTGATACAATAGACAATGCAGCTCCTTTATGTCCAAATTGTCATAGGCAACTTGGTAATAATCCTGATCATAGAAAAGTGATTATTCAAGCAAGAGACTGGTGGTATAAGGTTTGCGAGAAAAGGTTTTCGAATGATAGCGAAACTTTTGAAATGATTAGAGAGATCCATAAAATGCTTCAAAATGTTCAACTTACCAATACAGAGCTGGATGATTTAAAAAAGATATTGAAAGATATGAATGATAAAAATATTGACAATTTAACGGATAAAACAAAATTTGTAACAGCATCAAAAGTAGTTAAAGCATCAACCTGGTCTCAAGAAGAATCCGATGATGATTTTACATATTCAACTTATTGTAAACGATGTGGCTATCAAGCTTTTGGATGGAGACATCGTTCTGAAAAATGCCCAGATTGCGGCAACATTATTGAATAA
- a CDS encoding ferritin family protein has translation MEKTLQIIKTAMKMEAEGEEYYKAAAEKTKDPKGKAFFLVLAKDEKEHKKLFSDIHLSLNEEKKWMSIKTPLTKRRVTPSSIFDKKEVGGMKGDPDDIKALLVAIGKEKKTIDFYRNAMDEIEDEDAKRLLLELIDIEEGHLNILNGELNALTDSGYWFDFPEFTVEGM, from the coding sequence ATGGAAAAAACCCTTCAAATCATAAAGACAGCCATGAAAATGGAAGCTGAAGGAGAAGAGTATTATAAGGCTGCTGCTGAAAAGACCAAAGACCCCAAGGGAAAAGCCTTTTTTCTTGTGCTTGCCAAGGATGAAAAGGAACATAAAAAGCTATTTAGCGATATCCATCTCTCTTTAAACGAAGAGAAGAAGTGGATGTCCATTAAAACCCCCCTTACAAAAAGGAGAGTAACACCTTCCTCTATCTTTGATAAAAAAGAAGTAGGAGGGATGAAGGGGGACCCTGATGATATCAAGGCCCTTTTGGTAGCTATTGGGAAGGAGAAGAAAACCATTGATTTTTATAGAAATGCGATGGATGAGATAGAAGACGAGGATGCCAAGAGATTACTTTTAGAATTGATTGATATAGAAGAGGGGCATCTCAATATCCTTAATGGGGAGCTTAATGCTCTCACTGATTCAGGATACTGGTTTGATTTTCCAGAATTTACTGTAGAAGGGATGTAA
- a CDS encoding FRG domain-containing protein produces MSIEKKKFNNSEKAIRFLENLAFSNDNYIFRGHPSSKYRLQTTYYRHTLKYYSEEYRTTINIDFDINTIIDKFRTGLVRNDIPIPFDEVEFRENQDWLEYARHYGVPIPCLDFTYSPYIALFFAFNELHISHKEKGIEKYVVVYALNLNSLSFWWCKLDLEKLKRRLNKESKELTKKDYDRNLRDCLNAFLNPNLERKLGHRFPENEIIFIPYPSRYNKRMQKQAGALLYDTLNHKSYDCEDLEGVLENIKETPEVLPDRSEKISNTLTKIFINKKCAKDVFQRLELMEINGGKLFQDENGVRMDVVNTFHYSPKTSYLRDISLYKY; encoded by the coding sequence ATGAGTATTGAGAAGAAAAAATTTAATAATTCAGAAAAAGCAATTAGATTTTTGGAAAATTTAGCATTTAGCAATGATAATTATATCTTTCGAGGACATCCAAGTAGTAAATATAGGCTACAAACTACTTATTATCGGCATACTTTAAAATATTATAGTGAAGAATATAGAACTACTATTAATATTGATTTTGACATAAATACAATAATTGACAAGTTTAGAACTGGTCTTGTAAGAAACGATATACCAATTCCTTTTGATGAGGTAGAGTTTAGAGAGAATCAAGATTGGCTTGAATATGCCCGTCATTATGGAGTCCCTATTCCTTGTCTTGATTTTACATACTCCCCATACATAGCCTTATTCTTTGCTTTTAATGAATTACATATATCTCACAAAGAAAAAGGCATAGAAAAGTATGTGGTTGTATATGCTTTAAATTTAAATTCACTTTCTTTTTGGTGGTGTAAATTAGACCTTGAAAAATTGAAGAGAAGGTTAAATAAAGAGTCAAAAGAGTTAACAAAAAAAGATTATGATAGAAATTTAAGAGATTGCTTAAATGCGTTTTTAAATCCTAATCTTGAAAGAAAGTTGGGTCACCGTTTTCCTGAGAATGAAATAATATTTATTCCTTATCCAAGTAGATATAACAAAAGAATGCAGAAACAGGCAGGAGCGCTGTTATATGATACCTTAAATCACAAAAGTTATGATTGTGAAGACTTAGAAGGAGTTTTAGAAAACATAAAAGAAACACCTGAAGTTTTACCAGATCGTTCTGAAAAGATATCTAACACTTTAACAAAAATATTCATAAATAAGAAATGTGCTAAAGATGTATTTCAGAGGTTAGAATTAATGGAAATAAATGGAGGAAAATTATTTCAGGATGAAAATGGAGTAAGGATGGACGTAGTTAATACATTTCACTATAGCCCCAAAACAAGCTATTTAAGAGATATTTCTCTCTATAAATATTAA
- the cysK gene encoding cysteine synthase A: MGRIFNDITETIGRTPLVRLNRITKDIEATIVAKLEFFNPLHSVKDRIGVSMIERAERDGYINKDTVIIEPTSGNTGVALAFVAAAKGYRLILTMPETMTIERRKILRALGAELVLTPGPEGMPGAIKKAEELQKEYPHSFMPQQFKNPANPEIHRKTTAEEIWNDTDGKVDIFVSGVGTGGTITGVSEVIKKRKPSFKAIAVEPEASPVLSGGKPSPHKIQGIGAGFVPDVLNRDMIDEIIQVSNDNAFEMAKRLAKEEGIFAGISSGAILWAALEVAKRGENKGKLIVFVVCDTGERYLSTPIAEEA; this comes from the coding sequence ATGGGAAGGATATTTAATGATATAACAGAGACCATTGGAAGAACACCTCTGGTCAGGTTAAACAGGATAACCAAAGATATAGAAGCAACAATCGTGGCAAAGCTTGAGTTCTTTAACCCCTTACACAGCGTAAAGGATAGAATCGGTGTCAGCATGATTGAGAGGGCTGAGCGGGATGGATACATCAATAAGGATACGGTTATTATTGAACCGACGAGCGGAAACACAGGAGTGGCTCTTGCCTTTGTGGCTGCTGCCAAGGGATACAGACTCATTTTAACCATGCCTGAGACCATGACCATTGAGAGAAGAAAGATCCTGAGGGCACTTGGAGCAGAGCTTGTTCTAACCCCTGGTCCAGAGGGTATGCCAGGCGCAATAAAAAAGGCTGAAGAGCTTCAAAAGGAGTATCCTCATTCATTTATGCCCCAGCAGTTCAAAAATCCAGCCAATCCTGAAATTCACAGAAAAACCACAGCAGAAGAGATATGGAATGATACAGATGGGAAGGTGGATATTTTCGTATCAGGGGTTGGGACAGGGGGAACCATTACAGGGGTTTCTGAGGTAATAAAGAAGAGAAAACCGTCTTTTAAGGCAATTGCAGTGGAACCAGAGGCCTCACCCGTCCTCTCAGGCGGAAAGCCTTCTCCCCATAAGATTCAGGGTATTGGTGCGGGTTTTGTTCCTGATGTCCTAAACAGGGATATGATTGATGAGATCATTCAGGTGAGCAATGACAATGCCTTTGAAATGGCAAAGAGGCTTGCAAAGGAAGAGGGTATCTTTGCAGGAATCTCCTCAGGCGCTATTTTATGGGCTGCACTGGAAGTGGCAAAGCGAGGGGAGAATAAAGGAAAACTAATTGTTTTTGTTGTCTGCGATACAGGGGAGAGATATCTGAGTACTCCAATAGCAGAGGAAGCTTAA
- a CDS encoding NADH-quinone oxidoreductase subunit B — protein MGVEKTLDKNIILSKLDRVLGWARKYSIFQYPFVTACCGMEYMSVACSHFDIDRFGAGFPRFSPRQADLLMVVGTISHKIAPILRTVYEQMCEPKWVIAFGVCTCTGGFYNNYATVQGIDTIIPVDVYIPGCPPRPETVLDGLIKLQEKIQNQKQEI, from the coding sequence ATGGGAGTAGAGAAGACTTTGGATAAAAACATCATCTTATCGAAGCTTGATAGGGTGCTAGGTTGGGCAAGGAAATATTCTATCTTTCAGTATCCCTTTGTTACGGCATGCTGTGGCATGGAATATATGTCTGTTGCTTGCTCGCACTTTGATATCGATAGATTTGGAGCAGGTTTTCCTCGATTTTCCCCAAGACAGGCCGACCTTTTAATGGTTGTTGGTACGATAAGTCACAAGATAGCTCCTATTCTAAGAACCGTCTATGAACAGATGTGTGAGCCAAAATGGGTGATTGCTTTTGGGGTTTGCACATGTACCGGTGGATTCTATAACAATTATGCTACGGTTCAGGGAATCGATACGATTATTCCTGTAGATGTCTATATCCCAGGTTGTCCCCCAAGGCCAGAGACAGTATTGGATGGACTCATAAAGCTTCAGGAAAAGATTCAGAATCAAAAACAGGAGATTTAA
- the trxB gene encoding thioredoxin-disulfide reductase, with protein sequence MKNIIIIGSGPAGLTAALYTSRAMLEPLVISGLEPGGQLTTTTQVDNYPGFPEGVLGPDLMENMRKQAERFGTEFVNGAATKVDLSSMPFKLWVEDKLFESKCFIIASGASSRLLGLESEKRLMGKGVSTCATCDGFFFKGKELVVVGGGDSAMEESLFLTKFATKVNVAHRRNELRASKIMQQKAFDNEKIDFIWSSVVEDILGTDEGAVRGVKIKNVDTGEIFEKECEGVFIAIGHIPNTQLFKGQLEMDEKGYIFTKNGTKTSVPGVFVAGDVQDPKYRQAVTAAGSGCMAAMDAEKHLEELHATKS encoded by the coding sequence ATGAAAAACATTATTATCATAGGTTCAGGCCCAGCCGGTCTTACAGCAGCCCTTTATACCTCCAGAGCAATGCTTGAGCCACTGGTTATAAGCGGCCTTGAGCCAGGAGGACAGCTTACAACGACAACTCAGGTTGATAACTATCCCGGCTTTCCAGAAGGAGTCTTAGGCCCTGATCTCATGGAAAATATGAGAAAGCAGGCAGAGCGTTTTGGGACAGAATTTGTAAATGGTGCAGCCACAAAGGTCGATTTATCATCCATGCCATTTAAGTTATGGGTAGAAGATAAGCTTTTTGAAAGCAAATGCTTCATTATTGCCTCAGGCGCCTCTTCAAGGCTTCTTGGTCTTGAGTCAGAAAAGAGATTAATGGGGAAAGGTGTCTCGACATGTGCCACGTGTGATGGTTTTTTCTTTAAAGGTAAGGAGCTGGTTGTTGTAGGAGGAGGGGATTCTGCAATGGAGGAATCTCTCTTTCTGACAAAATTTGCAACCAAGGTTAATGTTGCGCACAGAAGGAACGAACTCAGGGCCTCTAAGATAATGCAGCAAAAGGCTTTTGACAATGAAAAGATTGACTTTATATGGTCCAGTGTGGTGGAGGATATCTTAGGGACGGATGAAGGGGCTGTTAGGGGAGTGAAAATAAAAAATGTTGATACAGGAGAGATTTTCGAAAAGGAGTGTGAGGGGGTATTCATTGCCATAGGCCATATTCCAAATACCCAGTTATTCAAAGGTCAGCTGGAGATGGATGAGAAGGGTTATATTTTTACAAAGAATGGCACAAAGACCAGTGTTCCCGGTGTATTTGTAGCTGGAGATGTTCAGGACCCTAAATACAGGCAGGCAGTGACTGCTGCTGGATCTGGTTGTATGGCTGCTATGGATGCAGAGAAGCATCTTGAAGAATTGCATGCAACCAAAAGCTAG